The following DNA comes from Nocardioides panzhihuensis.
GTCAGTTTCGCCGTAGTTCCTTAGGCCTGGTTCTTCCAGGCCGACGGTCGCGACGGTGTCCCCGTGAAGGTTCGCGAGGTTGAGGGTGGCCGTGGTATCTGTGATCGAGGCCACCATGCCGGCGGTTCCGATCGAGACGTATCTCATTGTCGACCACTTGGTTCCCGCGTTGGTCGAGGTACGCACGACGCTCGGGCTGTCCCCGCTTGCGGCGAAGACGAACTGTTCGCGGCTGGTCTCAGCGCCGGCAGTGGTGTTGGTGATGGTGTTGATGCGGCCGGTTGGGTCGAGGCCATAGCGCGTGGTTTTCGCCACCTGCGTGGGGCCGGTGTCGGTTACGCCGTCGCCGTCGGTGTCGGTTCCTGCGGTCTGTACCGTCTGAGTGAGCGACTTGGCCATGTCGTTGGCGTAGTAGGTAGCGCTGAGGGGGCTGACCGAGATGTCGGACCCGTTGGACGTGTCTGCAGCTGGGACAGTTTGAGTGCGGCCAAGGGTGTCGTAGGTGTAGCCGGCGTCGCGGATGCGGCTGGCTGCGTCGTAGGTCGTCGTGTCCGTCGATTTCTCGGTGGTTGTCTGGCATCGGCCGATACCGGAGTCAGGTTCTCCGTCACCATCGGTGTCGGTCCCGGTAGCGGGTGCGTAGGTTGCGAGGCTGGTGCGCTCGGACGTGGCGCTGAATCCGTAGACCCGGCTGGTACATCCGTCGGCTCTGGTGTCTTCGGTCTTGGTGAGTCGACCGAGAGCGTCGTAGGTGTAGGCCTGGGTGGATTCCGGACTAGTTGACTCCACGACACGTCCATCGACGTCGAGTGTGTTGGTGAACTCGAGCAAGTCGCTTCCGTCACCGTTGGTGTACTCGAGCCCGGTGATGGCTCCGGCCTGGTCACGGGTGTAGGCCGCGGTGGTGCCGCCGGGATAGCTGATCTGAGCCGTGCGGTCCGCCGCGTCGTAGGAAAGCTTGAACGGGACAGCTGAGGTGCCGTCGGCCTTGAGAATGCCGGCGTGGACGGTGGTTGCGACGCGGCGGTGCTCCCCTGAGGGCCCGTCGTAGGTGTAGGTGTAGGTGCCTGCTGAGTCGTTGAAGGAAGCGATCTGTCCGTCGACGGTGTAGGACGTAGTTGAGGTGTTCCCCAGCGAGTCGGTGTAGGTGCTCACCCTGCCCCAGGTGTCGTAGGTGGTCGTGATGGTGCCATCAGTGTTGGACTGTGTGGTGGGCATGCCTGTTTTGGGGTCGTACCCGGTGGTCATTGACCGTGAATCGGCCTCGATCCCGCCACCTTGAGTGGTGGTCGTGGTGGTCTGGCTGCGGCCGAGGAGGTCATAGGAAATGGTCGTGGTCCGAGTCGTGGCCCCGGAGCTCTCCGTGACCCGTGTGGGCTGGAGGGCTTCGTCGTACGCGGCGTAGTGGGTCACCGGCATGGTTGGTGCGTCCGTCGTATCTGGCTGCGCTGCGGGACCGCTCTTACAGAGCTGGGCTTCCCAGCCGGCACGTTCGGGGTGACCGGTGACGTCACAGTCGGGATCAGTGCTGTTCTTGGCGTAGTAGGAGAACACGTTGGCGTGCGCGTCGGCACCAGACCCGTCCGCGTTGGCGGCACCGCCTGGCTGCCGGGACTCGATGCGTCGTCCGTCGCTGTCGTGGCGTGTGATCTGGGTCGACCATGTCGGAGCCCCGGTGCTGTCCGAGCCGGTTTGTGTCTTGATCTTGGTCGGCGAGTTGAGCTTCCACCCGCTTCCGTCGCCCTCGACGACGGGATCATAGACGTTGCGGGTGAGGGTGATGTCGTAGTCAGCACTCATGTCTGCGCTCGCGGCGGAGTCGGATTGCTCGACCACAAGGTTGAATGTTGCCTGCCCCTCGGGGAGCGCGGGCTTGTCGTCGCCTCCGAGCTCGGGAGCTTGGTCGTCGTAGACATAGTGGCTGTGGCTTCGATACTGGCCGATGCTGCCGTCCTCGAGAGTGGCGGTGTGGGCAGGACCGTACTCGTCGAGGACACGGTCACCGAGACCTTCATCGCTGCCTTCGGAACCTCCAGCGACCTTGGGTACTGGTCCGTAGACGGTGAACGCGGAAGCATCGAAAGCGACCTGCGAATTGACTGCAGGGTCAGTAGAAGCTGCCAACGCCTGGGCTCGTCCAGCCGCGTCCAACGTTCTGTGAGTGTTGCCGGCGTTGTCGTACCACGTGGTGTCGACCAGCCATTCGCCGTCGCCGCTGCCGTCGTTGGTCACGTTGCCGTGCTTGGCCGTGTTGACGGTTTGGCCAGCGGCGTCTGTGTAGTAAAGCGAGGCGTAGGACAGGTCGGCAGTGCTTGGCGTGCTACTAGGAACACGTTCGGGGCCGAAGACGGCATAGACCTTGGTAGGCGCGGTGTCCTGGCCCCACTTGGACGTTGCGGCTGTACTCATGTCAGGCAGGCCAGCGGTACTTGTGGGCAAACCGTAGGCGATGGTCCAGATTGCCTCGGTGGTGTTCGAGGTGACGTTGGCTGGATCCAGCGGCCTGGACACGCTGGTAAGACGCCCGGTGGAGTCGTAGTCGAACTGCCAGGGTTTCTGGCCAGGTGCGGCCGCGCTCACGAGCAGAGTCCTGCCACCTACTGTGGTGTAGTCGTAGCTGGCACACAGCGCCGTCTTGGCGCCGGCACCGTCAGGGTCAGGCCCGCAGACGTCGACGAGTTGACCAGCGGCGTTGTAGGAGTAGGTGGCCAGGGTGGTGAGCCCTGTGGTGCCTGCGATGCCTCGCTCGATCTTGGTGACCCGTTTGGCATCGTCGGCACCGGTGTAGGAGATCTGCAGCCAACGACACCCGCTGGTCTGCTGAACTGGCGTACAAGTGGCGGCGACCCCAGCCTCAGTCTGGCCGATCCAGGTTGTGCCATCGACACTACCGCTGAACGAGGTGGTACCTCCTCCATTCGCCTTCGCCAAGACCCATTCCTCTGGTTCAGTGCCCGGCGTCGTGTCGGTGGCATCGGGCCGCTTCCAGGTCCATGTCGTGCTCACCTGCTGCGGACGGGTCACCACTACGCTCGATGGGGCCTGAGCCGATGCCGGCGACAGGACGAGACGCGAACCGTCTTCACCACCAGTTGGAACGAACGTAACCGGACCTGTCGGGTTGACAACATCAGCGCTGTTATCTGCCGGGGTGTAGGTCTGGGACGCATTCCCAGCGGTGACAAGGACAAAAGTGGCGTCCTTGGCTCGGTTGTCTACCAGATAGGCGTCGGAGTCACCTTCCGAGAGCAGCTCGGTTGACCAGCCAAGGCCGAACTCACCCGGGCTGGAGGTGGCAGCATCGTAAGAGGAGAACGTACGCCCAACCCCTGCGAGAGTGTCCACAGCATCGGTCTCGCTGAAGGCGACCTCGCCTGTCAAGAGCGCGACGCTGGCCGGTCCGAGATCAGTGGTCGGGAAGTTGTCACCGAACGCAGAGGGAACCAGCTCGACAGGCTGCGCCGGCGTGCAGGCATCTGTCGCCCCGCTGGGATAGCTGAAGCAGACTCGAAGCTCGATATGCGACGGTGCCTTGATCTCGACGGGGTCAGCCTCGGTTCCGGCCGCTGGGTCCGCCTGCGCGGAGGCGTCCCAGTTCAAGGTTCCTGTCGCCGAGGATGCTGAGTCACTGGTGACAGCGCCATCCCACTCACCGCTGCCCTTGGTGACGTCGTCGGCCGTGTTCCATTCGGGTGTCGTGGTCGAGGTGGAGGTGTAGCGCCAGGAAACGGTGGCATCCTCTGCACCCGGAGGTCCTTCGGCAGACACTGGGAACAACCCGGTCGAGCGCGTGTCCTTGTTGGGCAGGACGAAACCGGCAGACCCTACGCCGAACGTGAAGTCGCCAGGGGTGTAGTTGTTCCCGGCTTTGTCGGTCGCGGTGACCTTCAGCATGTGGGAGCCGTTGGCGGGCACCCATGACAGGGACGCATCACCCGAGCTGTTCGCGGTCAGCATCGTGGCGGCACCGCCGTCGCGGACGACGCTGAACGACTTGGTGTCGGTGGACCCGTTGAAGGTGAACGTGTTCGAGGCCGGCCGGTCGGTGCGCCACTGCCCGTTGGTGAACGACGACGCGGTGACCGTAACGTTGGGTTTGACTGTATCGACCGTGAATGTCTTCGAGGCCGAGTAGCTCTTCGACCAGTTGGTTCCGTCGAAGGCGCGTGCCCGCACGGTGTAGGTCGACCCGTTGGTCAGCTTGCCTGTTGGGATCGTGGGGCAGACGTTCGTGCCGTTCGTGACTGCACTCGCTTCGGTTGCAGTCCAGGACCACAACGCTGCCCCGGACGCCGTAGAGCCGGCGTAGACCTCTACCGAGCCCCGCAGCTTCGCACCGGGGTCGGTGTCCGAGACCGTGAAACAGATCTTCGGGGTCGCCGACGTGGCATACGGCGCGGTGCCAGGAGAGACCACCGGCGTGCTAGCTGTACCGGGGTAGGAGTTGTAGGTCACCGACAGCGTCGGGGCCAGGGACGTATCGGTGTAGTTCGCGGACCGGTACCGACGCCAGGAACTGTTGACGTCCTCATCGACGGCCATCAACCGGAGGCCGTAGTTCTTGGTGCCGCTGGCCCAGGCCTGGGCCATGGAGGTCAGATTGAAGGACACATCAGCGGCCGGGCATGACGAGCTGAATCCACGTGCGGTCGACATGTCGGTGTAGTTGGTGGTCGCGCCGTTGGGCTGGTTGCCCCAGGTCAATCCGGACAGGTCCCAGTTCGACGTGAGTCTCGAGGCCCGGATGGCAGATCCCGTGCAGGATCCGGAGTAGAAGTTGCGCAGCTTCATCGAGGCCGAGGTGACGTGGTTGCCGGCCCAGGTCTTATTGCCGCCGTCGAACTTCAGGTACGACCGCGCCGTGTGGGCGCCCAAATCGTTGGTGCCGACACGGAGCTCTTGCGAGCTCACCTGGGAGGTGGTGTAGTCCGGTGTCTGGATCCAGGTGTCAGCGGTCGGGTCGATCGTGAACGACGGATCGACGACGACAGGTCCGGATGCAGCCGCGCTCTTGAGGACCTCGGCAGGGATGCCCAGCCTGATCACAGAGACACCGGTGGCTGTGCCGTTCTTGGACAGGTTTCGGGCGCTGGTCTTCGCCTTATGCACATGCCCTTCATCCGCCGGTTCCCCTGGCGGGGTGGTGCGCTTCGGGGGTTTCTTGCCGCGCGTCTTCAGCGCTTTGGCTGCAGGGTCGAACTCATCGGGTCCCGTGGTGGTGGCGTCCCAGTAGAGCGGCCCCGGCGCCTGCAGCACCGACGTTTCCTTGTCCGTGAGGATCTTGATCCCGCCACTGTCGGTGGTGACCACCTCGACCGGGTCAACCTTCGAGTTCGTCTGCGCGGTCACATCGGTGACCGTCAACCCAAGGTCAAGATCGGTGATACTCGCCTCGGATAGCGCTGTCCCATCCTCTGCCGCTCTCGCCGAGGGTGCCGTCGACTTCTGTGCCGTGGTCTGCGCGGGGTTCAGGACCCACCAGTGCTCGAACCCGATGGCCGATGCGCGGACCACCAGGTCAGCGCTCCACGCCTCATCGGAGGCGACGTCCTTGTACACCGCTGTGTTCTCCGAGACCACAGGCGTCCCGAACTGCACCGGCGACCCGCCGCCGGTACCGGCATCGGCACCACCGGCAGCCAGGTCACCATCCAGACCGAACCGAAGCTCATGACCCGCCTGAGTCAGCGAGGCGAACCAGTCAGTCCCACCCGCGGTGAACGACTGCTCGACCACCGCATGAGCCGGCCGCCACCCGGCCGCGGTGCCCGGAGCCTCGACGAGAGTGGGGTCAACCAGATTCCACTGAGCTGTCCCGTCGGCCCCCGGGGCCCCGTCCTGCACCTGGGTCGGCTCCGATGCCGTCTCCGAGGTCCAACTGCCATCAGGGTTCGCGAACACACGCTCGGACTCACTGCGCTGCGAGATGTCCTCCACGGCCACCCCGGAGGTCCGGGCCGTCACCGAGGCCGACACCGCATCCGGGCGTCCGGGCCGGTCATCGAGATCACCAGGCCCCAACACAGGGTCATCCGCCGCTTGGACCGAAGCTGCCGCCGGCGTTACTGGTATCCACAGACCGACGACCGCCACGGCCAACGACAGGACGCCGACAAGAGCAGCCAATGTCCCTGGACGGACACAACGAGCACGAAAAAAGATGAACGAGTCGACGAATAGGTCAGACCCGCGGTTAGACAGGTGTCGGAGGGCATGGGAAAGCACACCGGGGTGGGGGAGATTCACTGGACTCCTGAAGAATCGAACAATCAGAAACGCATCTCCGACCCCGAGCCGGCGAGCAAGCGGAAACATAAGCCGGCGGGGGTATCGCTCGGCAATTTTCGAGCCCATTGTTAACCGTTTGTATCTCCCGGGATTGTCCTGAAACGAGACTCCAACAACGGCATCCAAACTTGAAGGAAGGGCGCCATCAGATCGCCGCTCTGTCCTCGATCCGTGACTTGGGGCCGAGTGCCAACCACCGCCTCGCCCTGTCGAGCATCTGACGAAACCAGGCGTGGGCGGTACGCAAGGAGTGAGAGGTCACCAGTTTCTGCCCCGACGATGGATGGGGAACTCTTCCGCGCGTCGCGAAAGGCCAGGGTTTGCGGTCGTCGATCCCGTCGCCCTGCGAGGAACTCCGTTGAGCAAGGCGGTCGCCTCACATTCCGGCCCTGACCCCCCTATCAATCGGCGCGGCACGGCCGCGGGATCGGCCGCCACAGGGTCGGCAAACGAATCCGCTCGGTCGCTCCGATCGCAGCCGCACGGCATCTCCCCGCAGCATGCCGAGGTATCGAACGCTGACGATCACTGCCGACACCTGAATCAGCAGGCGCCAGGCACCCTTTCAGCCCTCAAGACCCCGGCACGCATGCTACGCATTTCAGTAGCGAATACTCTCCTGACCTGCAGATTTGCGATTGTCGACGGTTGTTGATGGGCGGTGATTTCGGATGCATGGTGGCGTGGTGGCCTACTGCGGGGCCGCGGCGGATGCCCGCAAGTATCTGGAGCGGGATCGGTCCTCAGCGGATGACTACTACCTGGCCGAGGGCACCGGTCTCGCCCTCCGGTACGTCGCCACTCCGGAGACGGTGCACCTGGCCGGGGTGATGGATGGCGACATCTATGAGCGCTGGGTGGCCGGGTTGCAGATCGATGGCCCGAAGGCTGGGCGTCCGAAGGGGCGGCTGCGGAACGACAAGGCGGCGAACCGGTTCATGGAGTTCACCGTCAACGGCCCCAAGACCTGGTCGCTGGCCGCGGCACAGGAGCCGAAGATCGCCGAAGCCTACGACGCAGCGCAGGAGCGAGCGGCCCAGGAGATCATCGGCTGGCTGGCACGGCACTCCACCACCAGAGTTGGTCCTCGTGGGCGTCAGGTACAGGTGCCGGTGGCCGAGATCGAGGCAGCGGTCATCCGGCACTACACCTCACGCGCCGGCGATCCACACCGCCACCTGCACGTCCAGATCAACACCCGGGTCCTCGCCAAAGTGATGGGCAGCACCGGATGGCGCGGCTTGCACACGATCGGGATGCGCGACGCGATCGCGGCGATCAACGGGATCGGTCACGCCTCGATGATGTGCGACCCCGAGTTCCGCGCCACGCTCGCAGCCCACGGGTTCCATGTCGATCTCGACACCGGCGAGCTCACCGAGCTGACACCGTACGTCTCGGCGTTCTCGGCCCGGTCGCGACAGATCGAGCAGAACATGGACCGCTACGAGGCAAGCTGGCGTCGCGACCACCCCGGGCAGGAACCCGGACCGCGGCTCCTGCAGGCCTGGGACCGGCGCGCCTGGGCCGACGAGCGACCCGACAAGATCGTCCCCACCTCCGGCGCGGACCTGGAGTGTGCCTGGCGGGATCACCTCGCCGACCTCGGCTACCGTCCACCGACACGGCCCGCGACCCTCGAGGTGACCCGGATCGGGCGCCTGCGCCGAATCGAGTTGACCGCGGAGGTACTGACCCGGCTGGGGGCGCGCCGCTCGGCCTGGAACATCGCCGACGTGCGAGGCGAGGTCGAACAGCTGATCGCCGCCGCCGGCGTGATCACCCAGGCTGCCGTCCGTCACGAGCTGACCGAGGACCTCGCCGCCCGCGTCCTGGCAGCTTCCCAGTCGCTGCTGGACCGTGACGACGTCCCCGAGCACGTACGCTCCTTGACCTCACCCCACGTGCTGGCAGTCGAGCATCACCTGACCAGCCGCCTCGCGAAACGCGCCGAATCCGGGTCGCCACCCGCCACTCGGACCGTTTCGGCGATCCAGCGTGACTCGAGCCGACGAGAGCGGCTCACCCGGGAGCAGGTCCTGGCCGCCGCGCATCTGGCCAGCACCGAGGCGCTGGTGGTCGTCGAAGGCGCAGCCGGCACCGGCAAGACCGCGACCCTCGCCGCAACCCAGGCCGCGCTGGCCGACGCCGGCCGCCGGATGCTGGTCGTCGCCCCCACGCTCAAGGCGGCCAAGGTCGCCGCCGGACAAGTCGGCGCCACGTCGTACTCAGCCGCGTGGCTGCTCCACCAGCACGGCTTCCGTTGGGACGACCACGGCCACTGGGCACACGACGCCGCGATTCCAGGACCGGACGCGCGACTGCGGCGCGGTGATCTGCTCGTCGTCGACGAAGCCGGGATGCTCGATCAGGACACCGCGGTCGCACTGATCCACGTCGCCGACGAGACCGGCGCACGCCTGGCACTGATCGGCGACCGCCACCAGCTCCCTGCCGTCGGCCGCGGCGGCGTGCTCGACCTCGCCAGCCGCTACGCCACCAACCGGTGCATCGACCTGGACGGCGTACGCCGTTTCACCGACCCCGGCTACGCCCACCTGAGCCTCCAGATGCGCGCCGGCGACCGGCCCGGTGAGACCTTCGACCAGCTACTGGCCAGGGGCGAGATCGTTATCCACCCCAGCGACGTCGAACGCCTCACCGAGCTGGCGGCACTCGCAATCGGCATGGATCCCTCGGGCCAGAACGGCGAGTGCGTGGTGATCGCCGATACTCGCGAGGCCGCAGCACGGATCAACACCCTCGTGCATCACACCCGCAGGCTCGCCGGCCAGGTCACCGAGGAGATCACCACCAACGCCGGAGAACGCATCGGGATCGGCGACAAGATCGCGACCCGCCGCAACAACCCCGACGCCGACGTCGCCAACCGTGACACCTGGACCGTCACCGGCCGCGACAAGCACGGACTCGTCGTCCACGGCGACGCCGGACGTCGACACCTACCGATGGCCTACGTCCACCACGACGTCGAACTGGCCTACGCAACCACGACCTACGGCATCCAGGGCGCCACTGCGCACGACGCGCACGTTCTGGTCGGGGGCCACACCAGCGCCGCCTCCGCCTATGTCGGCATGACCCGCGGGCGCGACCACAACACCGCACACCTCGTCGCTGACTCCGTCGAGGACGCCCGGCAGCAATGGATCGACATCTTCGGGCATGACCGAGCCGACCTGGGCCCCGCGCGCGCCGCCCGGCGTGCCCTCGAGGACATCGACCGCTACGGCCCCCGGCCAGCCGCACGTCGGCCCCTGCGCCCAGGCGCTCAGGCCGATCCGCTCGCCACGTTTCGACCGGCGCCCGCCACGACGCCGGGGATCGGGCTATGACCTACCGAGGCGTGGCGCGTCAGCGGCGTACTCGATCTCGCCAGTAGCCCGGTCGACGCTTGGCATGAGCCACCGCCACGATCGTCAGCACGTCCTGGTTGACGACGTAGACGACCCGGTACGGAAACCCGGCGACGCCCTTCGCGTGCACCGACGGCTCACGATCCCAGCCCTGCCACCTCGCCCACGCCTCCGGGTCCTCGACTGCGGCGTCGATCGCTGCGCGGACGGCCTGTGCGAAGCGACCACCCAGACCGTCCTCCCGATCGTCGTACCAGTCGACGTCAGCAGCGAACTCAGCCCGAGCTTCCGGATGGAAGTCGAACGCAGACCTCATGCGCTACGAGCAGCCCGCCGAGCGGCGATCTCCGCGAAGACCTGCTCGCCCGAGACCGTCTCGACCCGACCGCTCACCACGTCGTCCACACGCGAGGCGATCTCCTCCGACCACGCCTCCTCGACCGCGTCGTCATCGACGACCTCGACCGACTCCAGCAACCGAAGAGCCACGTCCTTGCGCACCGACGGAGGCAGGTTCAGGCCCGCCTCGAAGAACTCAGATGCGCTCAGCGTCATGTGATCAGTGTACGCAGGCACGACACTCCTGCCACGGTGTTCGCGAACCCGCAAGGCAACCACCACACCCGAGAAGCAGTCGACCCAACGGCTGTCGACGACTGGTGACGGTCAATGACGAGGTGGACCCAGAACACACCTGGTCCTTGAAATTCGCGCCGATCGAGCGGATAGTCGAAGGCATGTTCGACCTGATCGGTGCCGACGTCCCGTGGCGCGATCGCGCCGCGAGCCGGGCTCCGAACGCGCTCGGTGGCGGCCAGCAGCATGGGGCGGAGACGGTGGGGATGATTCATCACCACCGTGAGATCGATGGCTTTGGTCCGGCACATTGCTCGGGAATCTACGGTGCCGATGAATCATCAGCACCGTACGACCTGCGGAAACTCGCGAGAGACACGGGTTCCGAGGGCTCCTCGGAACCAGCGGCCGGTCGCAGCCCATCCGGGGAGAGCGCGGGGAGAGCACGGTTCCGGTGACTCACCGGCACCGCGAGCACGGCACGGTCCGTTTCGAGGATTGACCGGTTCCGGCGCTGCGCCGGAACCGTGCGATCTCAGAAGGGTCTGCGGCTGGCGAGCCGCTGCTGTCGCATGAATCGGCGTACGTCGCCCACGGTGGTGACCAGGCGGCGGCCCAGCTTGAAGAAGTCGGGCCCGGTCCGGTTCTGGCGCCACCAGCGCAGCGTGTTCGGTGAGACCTTGAGGATCTCGGCGACCTCGGCGAAAGTCAGCACCTCCTCTTCGTCGCGGCGGGAGAACGGGATCTGCTCAGTGCTCATCGGAAACCTCCAGTATCTGTTGGGTGCCACCGATGGGTGACGGCGGCTGCAGTAGCCAGGTGCGCGACGCTCCCCGCGGCGAGAGAATTCACTCAGGCCGCGTTCCCCTCGATGCCGTCGTTGTCGGTCGCGGGGTCGATCTCGTCGAGGATCTCGGCCTCCTCCTCGCTCATCGCCCTGGAAAGCAGTCGGGGGTCTGGCCGCTCCGCACGGAGCGTGCGCTGCAGGTGCGCCGTCGGCGTCCGGTCGACGGCCCGGTCCGGCTCGATGTAGTGCCCCTCGGTGACAACAGTCGAGGAGTGCCCGAGGAAGTCGGCGGCGGCGTCCGCCCCCATCGCTCTGGCGACGACAGTCGCCGCGGTGCGTCGATACCAGCGCAGGCTGATCCCGGAATCGGCCAAGCCGGCGAGCACCAGGAACTCACGAAACGTACGTCGGACGTTCGGCGGGCTGAGCACACCACCGCGACGATTCGCGAAGATCGTGCGCTCCGGCTGACCGTCGAGTGCCGCCAGTCGGCGACGAACCACATCGGCCCCGAACTCGGGGACCGGCACGAATCGCTTCGAGGCATGCGTCTTGGGCCGGTCCTGCCGATACGCGCCCTTCCCCTTGCGCTGCACCACGGTCCCCGTGACCTCGATGAGCATCCCCTTCGGCCCGTCGATGACGTCGCAGGGCCTGATGGCGAGCACCTCGCCCGGCCGCATCCCCGTCGCCAGAAGCACCTCGAGGATGTCCCGGACGACTCCATCAGGCTTTGGACCAGGCCGCCCCGGCTCGGTGCGCCATGCGCACGCCGCCTCCCGGATCGCGGCGACCTGCTCCAGCGTCAGCGCCTGCGGTACGCCGGCCGGTCGCGGCAGCGGCGAGGTCCCGTCGACAGGGTTGCGAGCCATCGCGTCGTGCCGCATCGCGAAGCCGAAGAGCTGGTTGAGCAGGGTCCGCGCGGTCCGAGCCTGCGCATACGACGTCTCGTACTGCCTGCGCAGGAACCACTCCACGCGGCTGGTCGTGATCTCGTTGAGGGTGAAGTGCTCGAGCGCCGGACGAACGTGCAGACGAAGGGCATCGCCATAGCGGTCCCGGGTCCCGTCCGCGACGTCCCGGGTCTCGAGCTCGGCCTGCCATAAGTCGACGAGTCGCCCGAAGGGGCTGGTCGAGTCCAGGACGGCACCGGCGCCGAACTGTGGCCGCTGCAGGATGCGCTGCTTCAGCAACGTGACTGCAACCGTCTTGGAGGATCCGGTGGCCGTGGCCTGACGCATCTTGCCGTCGTGGTCGCGCACCCACGTTCCGGCCGTGACCTTCTTGCCCTTCGGCGTCGTCCAGATCTCGCCGTGGGTTCCGATCGTCAGCCGTGGGCGTCCGCCGCTCATCGCGGTTCCTCCGGCGTCCGGCCGGCCATGTGTCGGTCAGCGTCGTCGTGCTCCATCCGCGAGAGCCAGGCCTCGACCTCACGTAGGCGGAAGCGGATCTCGCGGCCGACGCGGAAGCCCCGCGGGCCGCGGCCCTGGCAGCGCAGGTCGTAGATGGTCTGCACGGCGACGTGCAGGTAGGCGGCGAGCTCGGAGATCGACATCACAGCGTTCAGGCCGTGCTCGTCGGTCGCCGATGCGAGGGTCAGGTGTGTGCTCTTGGTGTCCATGCACGGTAGGTGCACGAGACTCGCCAAGCGCCTCGGAAACACGTCGAGGGCCGTCGATGACGACCCCGAAGTGTTGAATATCTGTTGAATCTGCATGTTTGCTCCTCTTCTGAGGAGTGCCGCACATGCCGCTGACCTGCAAAGTCTTGCGCGCCTGTAGGGATTCGAACCCCAAACCTTCTGATCCGTAGTCAGATGCTCTATCCGTTGAGCTACAGGCGCAGTGTTACCGAAGCAACGTGTAGAAGATTAGCGGATGATGGTCCGTGACCAGAAATCGCCACGTGTGAGAGGATCTGGCGCCAGCCACAGCATCGGGGAGGTGGAGCGTGAGCAAGCGTCAACCCACGCCGTCCGGCGAGGAGAAGAACGTGACCGACGGGGACCGCACGCCGATGACGCGTGCGATGCTCGAGGCCAAGAGCATCGAGCTCTTCGAGCTCATCGCGGACAGAGGCGAGATTCCCGCATCAGACTCGCGGATCAGCCAAGGCGGAGAGTTCGCCGACGCACTGACCTCTTTGATAGAGCTCGGACTGGTTCGCCAGGCCGGCGAAGATGACACCAGCTGGGTGCCTGTCGACCCGGCAACCGTCCAGGCACAGATCGTCACGCCGATGACGCAAGAGGGCATCCGACTGCTCCAGGAGTCGGCCGATTGGGCCAACCACTTCACCACGCTGCGTAGCGCGTGGCGACGTTCGGCGCCCAATGACGAGCGTGGCCCCTTCACCTACGTGCATCGCCCCGCCATCCAACCGTTCGTCGACTCGCTCGCCGCAGAGTGCGAGTTCGAGGCGCTCACCGCACAGCCTCAGAACAGGAGAGCTGGCGGGGACGCGCTGGCAGAGGCGATCGCCAAGGAGCAGGCGATGATCGAACGTGGCGTCACTATGCGCACGCTTTACCAACACGCCGCAAGGCGCAGCAGCGAAACCAGGGAGTACGTCTCAGCAGTCGTGGCGGCGGGCGGCGAGGTCCGCACACTCGATGAGTTCTTCAACCGGATTCTGATCTTCGACCGCCGGATCGCAGTCATTCCCAGCCCGGAAGGCGTCGACGTCGCTGTCGCCGTTCGCGAACCGTCTGTCGTCGCCTATC
Coding sequences within:
- a CDS encoding LuxR family transcriptional regulator, with product MSKRQPTPSGEEKNVTDGDRTPMTRAMLEAKSIELFELIADRGEIPASDSRISQGGEFADALTSLIELGLVRQAGEDDTSWVPVDPATVQAQIVTPMTQEGIRLLQESADWANHFTTLRSAWRRSAPNDERGPFTYVHRPAIQPFVDSLAAECEFEALTAQPQNRRAGGDALAEAIAKEQAMIERGVTMRTLYQHAARRSSETREYVSAVVAAGGEVRTLDEFFNRILIFDRRIAVIPSPEGVDVAVAVREPSVVAYLVDVFERAWERGRPFGHGDPSTLKDIASEQRSMTLRMLVEGHSDPAASKRLGVSPRTYAGYVADLKEEFGVDTRFQLGYEIGRSGSSAIDDS